One Corynebacterium appendicis CIP 107643 DNA window includes the following coding sequences:
- the gyrB gene encoding DNA topoisomerase (ATP-hydrolyzing) subunit B, whose amino-acid sequence MAEQQPHYDASSITILEGLEAVRKRPGMYIGSTGVRGLHHLVWEVVDNSVDEAMAGYADKVEVTLLADGGVRVVDNGRGIPVEMHPSGAPTVQVVMTQLHAGGKFDSESYAVSGGLHGVGISVVNALSTRVEADIKRDGKHWYQKFTNAIPEDLVEGDNARGTGTTIRFWPDPEIFETVDFDYDTIARRLQEMAFLNKGLTIVLKDERVSEEELELEAIAEEGDTAQVVEGDTAQVVEGDSFDDAESASSYSETEKTEDSDDETGVAPDTKKKREKKVTYHYPNGLIDYVDYLNRNKTAIHPTTIGFEAKGEEHELEIAMQWNGGFKESVHTFANTINTHEGGTHEEGFRAALTSLMNRYAREHKLVKDKDPNLTGDDCREGLAAVVSVRVGDPQFEGQTKTKLGNSEIKGFVQRAVNEHLNDWFDANPAEAKVIIKKAVSSSQAREAARKARESVRRKSATDLGGLPGKLADCRSKDPTVSELFIVEGDSAGGSAKQGRDSMYQAILPLRGKILNVEKARLDRVLNNNEVQAIITALGTGINDEFDISKLRYHKIVLMADADVDGQHIATLLLTLLYRLMPDLIANGHVYLANPPLYKLKWQKGDPGYAYSDAERDAELEAGLNEGRKINTDDGIQRYKGLGEMNPGELWETTLDKEHRVLRRVDLEDAQRADELFSVLMGDDVAARRSFITRKAKDVRFLDI is encoded by the coding sequence GTGGCCGAGCAACAACCGCATTATGACGCGTCATCGATCACCATCCTTGAGGGGTTGGAGGCCGTGCGCAAGCGCCCCGGCATGTACATCGGCTCCACCGGTGTACGCGGCCTGCACCACCTCGTGTGGGAGGTCGTGGACAACTCCGTCGACGAAGCCATGGCAGGCTACGCGGACAAGGTCGAGGTGACGCTGCTGGCTGACGGCGGCGTCCGGGTCGTGGACAACGGCCGCGGCATTCCGGTGGAGATGCACCCGTCGGGCGCGCCGACCGTTCAGGTCGTCATGACCCAGCTGCACGCTGGCGGCAAGTTCGACTCCGAGTCCTACGCGGTCTCGGGCGGCCTGCACGGCGTGGGCATTTCCGTGGTGAACGCTCTGTCGACCCGTGTTGAGGCGGACATCAAGCGCGACGGGAAACACTGGTACCAGAAGTTCACCAACGCCATCCCGGAAGATTTGGTCGAGGGCGACAACGCCCGCGGCACCGGAACGACGATCCGTTTTTGGCCGGACCCGGAGATCTTCGAGACGGTCGACTTCGACTACGACACGATTGCCCGCCGCCTGCAGGAGATGGCCTTCCTGAACAAGGGCCTGACTATTGTCCTCAAGGACGAGCGCGTCTCCGAGGAGGAGCTGGAGCTCGAGGCCATCGCTGAAGAGGGCGACACCGCCCAGGTGGTCGAGGGCGACACCGCCCAGGTGGTCGAGGGCGATTCTTTCGACGACGCTGAGTCCGCGAGTTCCTACAGCGAGACGGAGAAGACCGAGGACAGTGACGACGAGACCGGAGTCGCGCCGGATACCAAGAAGAAGCGCGAGAAAAAGGTAACGTACCACTACCCGAACGGTCTGATCGACTACGTGGATTACCTGAACCGCAACAAGACGGCGATCCACCCGACGACCATCGGCTTCGAGGCGAAGGGCGAGGAGCACGAACTCGAGATCGCCATGCAGTGGAACGGCGGCTTCAAGGAGTCGGTGCACACCTTCGCCAACACCATCAACACGCACGAGGGCGGCACCCACGAGGAGGGCTTCCGCGCGGCGTTGACCTCGCTGATGAACCGCTACGCGCGCGAACACAAGCTGGTCAAGGACAAGGATCCAAACCTCACGGGCGACGACTGCCGCGAGGGCCTCGCCGCCGTCGTGTCTGTCCGCGTGGGCGACCCACAGTTCGAGGGCCAGACGAAGACGAAGCTGGGCAACTCGGAGATCAAAGGCTTCGTCCAGCGCGCGGTGAACGAGCATCTCAACGACTGGTTCGACGCGAACCCGGCCGAGGCCAAGGTCATCATCAAGAAGGCCGTGTCCTCGTCCCAGGCCCGCGAGGCCGCGCGCAAAGCCCGCGAATCCGTGCGCCGCAAGTCCGCGACGGATCTCGGCGGTCTGCCTGGCAAGCTCGCAGATTGCCGTTCGAAGGACCCGACAGTCTCCGAGCTGTTCATCGTGGAGGGCGACTCCGCCGGCGGTTCCGCGAAGCAGGGCCGCGATTCCATGTACCAGGCGATTCTTCCGCTGCGCGGCAAGATCCTGAACGTGGAGAAGGCCCGCCTCGACCGCGTGCTGAACAACAACGAGGTCCAGGCGATCATCACTGCGCTGGGCACGGGCATCAATGACGAGTTCGACATCTCGAAGCTCCGCTACCACAAGATCGTCCTCATGGCGGACGCCGACGTCGACGGCCAGCACATTGCGACGCTGCTGCTCACGCTGCTCTACCGTCTCATGCCGGACCTCATCGCGAACGGCCACGTGTATCTGGCCAACCCGCCGCTGTACAAGCTGAAGTGGCAAAAGGGCGATCCGGGCTACGCGTACTCCGACGCCGAGCGCGACGCTGAGCTCGAGGCCGGCCTGAACGAAGGCCGCAAGATCAACACCGACGACGGCATTCAGCGCTACAAGGGTCTCGGCGAGATGAACCCGGGCGAGCTCTGGGAGACCACGCTGGACAAGGAGCACCGCGTCCTGCGCCGCGTCGACCTCGAGGACGCCCAGCGCGCCGACGAGCTCTTCTCCGTACTCATGGGCGACGATGTCGCCGCCCGCCGTTCGTTCATCACCCGCAAGGCAAAGGACGTCCGCTTCCTCGATATCTAG
- a CDS encoding DciA family protein — protein MTQPETNREENRNGPDLVRATFENLRATAKRRGGKVPRLSGQGKNVVPRRSVGKLAVAMGADQPAAPEISVPGLDLAPEPAQKRRFQRGRPTGPDGRPLQREYSVAGFGSLLKKEISQREWTEPIAHGWVMGNWEALVGEKIAQHTEVSMIKDGELFISCDQTAWATNLKYMQSTVLSQIAEKIGPGVITKLHVYPPKTKNWRYGPLHVKGRGPRDTYG, from the coding sequence GTGACGCAGCCGGAAACAAACCGCGAGGAGAACCGCAACGGACCAGACCTTGTCCGTGCCACGTTTGAGAATCTCCGCGCCACCGCGAAGCGCCGTGGCGGGAAGGTTCCGCGGCTCTCAGGGCAGGGGAAGAATGTCGTTCCGCGCCGTTCGGTGGGCAAGCTCGCCGTGGCGATGGGCGCGGACCAACCCGCGGCACCGGAGATCTCCGTGCCGGGCCTGGATCTCGCGCCTGAGCCGGCACAGAAGAGAAGGTTCCAGCGGGGCCGCCCGACTGGGCCCGACGGGCGCCCGCTGCAGCGGGAGTACTCCGTCGCCGGCTTCGGCTCGCTGCTGAAAAAAGAGATTTCCCAGCGCGAATGGACCGAACCCATCGCCCACGGCTGGGTGATGGGCAACTGGGAAGCGCTGGTGGGGGAGAAGATCGCTCAGCACACCGAAGTCAGCATGATCAAAGACGGCGAGCTGTTCATCTCCTGCGACCAGACCGCCTGGGCGACCAACCTGAAGTACATGCAGTCCACCGTGCTGTCCCAGATCGCGGAGAAGATCGGCCCCGGCGTGATCACCAAGCTCCACGTCTACCCGCCGAAGACCAAGAACTGGCGGTACGGGCCGCTGCACGTCAAAGGCCGCGGGCCGCGGGACACGTATGGATAA
- a CDS encoding CopG family transcriptional regulator, with the protein MAMTLRLSAEEDRALVLLASAWGCSKQEAAKRAVIISASRLLDDAAVASLAHDTVPGRAALQASIRRARPNETQ; encoded by the coding sequence ATGGCTATGACGCTCAGGCTGTCCGCGGAGGAAGACCGCGCGCTCGTCCTGCTCGCCAGCGCATGGGGGTGCAGCAAACAGGAGGCAGCCAAACGCGCGGTAATCATTTCCGCAAGCAGATTGCTTGACGACGCCGCCGTTGCCTCCCTCGCCCACGACACCGTCCCCGGCCGCGCAGCCTTGCAGGCCAGCATCCGCCGCGCCCGGCCGAATGAGACACAGTGA
- a CDS encoding TetR family transcriptional regulator, protein MKPLSAEQLLIIADECCTEWGTTVRSYSAICAAAAIPGARLEGLPVFDSPTAAAAALSRGIERLEPLADFNAPFASAAEEIYLRWTDRD, encoded by the coding sequence ATGAAACCCTTATCGGCTGAGCAACTCCTGATCATTGCTGATGAGTGCTGCACGGAATGGGGCACGACTGTGCGCAGCTATTCGGCCATCTGCGCCGCCGCCGCGATTCCCGGCGCGCGCCTGGAGGGGCTCCCCGTCTTCGACTCCCCCACCGCCGCGGCCGCCGCCCTGTCCCGCGGCATCGAGCGCCTCGAACCGTTGGCCGATTTCAATGCGCCCTTCGCCTCCGCCGCCGAGGAGATCTATCTGCGCTGGACAGACCGCGACTGA
- a CDS encoding TenA family protein encodes MTRFSDELRDAHREKWDAAVGHRFVQELFDGTIDDGVMAGYLVQDYRFLDSFLQLLGAAMSTADELAPRLRLSQFIGEVAGDENTYFLRSFKELGVTVEQRDNTPDTSACTGFTSLMREAAETRSYAAALGVLVVAEWLYLDWATNAPEKRPESFVHNEWIELHDYPEFHDLVEFLRSEVDRVGPDNREVVEEYFGRAVALELDFFNNSYEQPLEV; translated from the coding sequence TTGACTAGATTCAGCGACGAGCTGCGTGACGCCCACCGCGAGAAGTGGGACGCCGCAGTGGGTCACCGCTTCGTGCAGGAGCTTTTCGACGGCACGATCGACGACGGTGTCATGGCCGGCTACCTCGTGCAGGACTACCGCTTCCTGGACAGCTTCCTGCAGCTGCTCGGTGCGGCAATGTCCACCGCGGACGAGCTCGCCCCGCGTCTGCGTCTCTCCCAGTTCATCGGCGAGGTCGCGGGCGACGAGAACACGTATTTCCTCCGCTCCTTTAAGGAGCTCGGTGTTACCGTCGAGCAGCGCGACAACACCCCGGACACCTCCGCCTGCACCGGTTTCACGAGCCTGATGCGCGAGGCGGCCGAGACCCGCTCCTACGCCGCCGCCCTCGGTGTCCTCGTCGTCGCGGAGTGGCTGTACCTCGACTGGGCCACCAACGCCCCGGAGAAGCGCCCGGAGAGCTTCGTCCACAACGAATGGATCGAGCTGCACGATTACCCGGAGTTCCACGACCTGGTGGAGTTCCTCCGCAGCGAGGTCGACCGTGTCGGCCCGGACAACCGCGAGGTCGTCGAGGAGTACTTCGGCCGGGCTGTCGCCCTCGAGCTGGACTTCTTCAACAATTCCTACGAGCAACCGCTAGAGGTGTAA
- the tenA gene encoding thiaminase II, producing the protein MNLLELLKQDSPEWDAYIHHKFVEDLGEGTLPLPVFQDYLVQDYLFLVQYARANALAAYKSRTLAEVESAAQGLSATIHETNLHRRLTERWGISTEELERAPEKKSTVAYTRYVLDTGMAGDLLELQIALAPCQIGYAEIGTYLEPKLKENAEHPYAEWIQEYAGDDFQNQAVAMTKLLDDLLGVPAEEIKGTKRFERLLDIFRTATRLEADFWQQALDS; encoded by the coding sequence ATGAATCTTCTGGAGCTTCTCAAGCAGGACTCCCCCGAGTGGGACGCGTACATCCACCACAAGTTCGTCGAGGATCTCGGCGAGGGCACGCTGCCCCTCCCGGTCTTCCAGGACTACCTGGTGCAGGATTACCTCTTCCTCGTGCAGTACGCCCGCGCGAATGCGCTCGCTGCGTACAAGTCCCGCACGCTCGCCGAGGTCGAATCCGCGGCGCAGGGCCTGTCCGCCACCATCCACGAGACGAATCTCCACCGCCGCCTGACGGAGCGCTGGGGCATTTCCACCGAGGAGCTCGAGCGCGCGCCTGAGAAGAAGTCCACGGTCGCCTACACCCGCTACGTGCTCGACACGGGCATGGCGGGCGACCTGCTGGAGCTGCAGATCGCGCTCGCGCCGTGCCAGATCGGCTACGCGGAAATCGGCACCTACTTAGAACCGAAGCTCAAGGAGAACGCCGAGCACCCGTACGCGGAGTGGATCCAGGAATACGCCGGCGACGATTTCCAGAACCAGGCGGTAGCCATGACGAAGCTTCTCGACGACCTACTGGGGGTGCCCGCTGAGGAGATCAAGGGCACGAAACGCTTCGAGCGCCTGCTGGACATTTTCCGCACGGCGACCCGCCTCGAGGCCGACTTCTGGCAGCAGGCGCTCGACAGCTAA
- a CDS encoding alpha/beta fold hydrolase: MSENSHSRDYTFVNADVTLPDETTSPVFVFPAQGGAGIVDKPLVAIWPGFGMGARYFRPTAQELADRGYPVVIGELRGQGRSNAKASRKARWGYHDTASEDYPATIRAAKEELGLPVDHPTVLLTHSMGGQVASLFLARPEAKELNVVGMMGVGTGSPYKESFVGADRRRVAYGSLFMTAVSKVFGYWPGGKVDLAGYGRQSGVHVQEWTRFAHSNSLANLKGQDIDYEAAMKKVTVPILLTRFTDDDDCTLASAAYLADKFDPDEVRIEQLIGGLGHTKWARNPERVADRLEKFVASL; encoded by the coding sequence ATGAGCGAAAACAGTCATTCACGCGACTACACCTTCGTCAACGCAGATGTGACATTGCCAGACGAGACGACCTCGCCGGTGTTCGTGTTTCCGGCACAGGGGGGAGCGGGGATCGTCGATAAGCCATTGGTGGCTATTTGGCCTGGTTTCGGCATGGGCGCGCGGTACTTCCGGCCCACGGCGCAGGAACTGGCGGACCGCGGCTACCCGGTCGTGATCGGCGAGCTCCGCGGGCAGGGGAGGAGCAACGCCAAGGCGTCGCGTAAGGCGCGTTGGGGCTACCACGACACCGCCTCGGAGGATTACCCCGCGACGATCCGTGCGGCGAAGGAGGAGCTCGGTCTTCCAGTGGACCACCCGACGGTGCTGTTGACGCACTCGATGGGCGGCCAGGTGGCATCGCTGTTCCTCGCCCGCCCGGAGGCGAAGGAGCTCAACGTCGTGGGCATGATGGGCGTTGGCACCGGCAGCCCGTACAAGGAGAGTTTCGTGGGGGCGGACCGCCGCCGGGTCGCCTACGGCAGCTTGTTCATGACGGCGGTGTCGAAGGTGTTCGGCTACTGGCCTGGGGGGAAGGTGGATCTTGCCGGGTACGGCCGGCAGTCCGGCGTGCACGTGCAGGAGTGGACGCGGTTCGCGCACTCGAATTCGCTGGCGAATCTGAAGGGCCAGGACATCGACTACGAGGCGGCAATGAAGAAGGTCACCGTCCCGATTCTGCTCACGCGGTTTACTGACGATGACGACTGCACGCTGGCGTCGGCGGCGTATCTGGCGGACAAATTCGATCCGGATGAAGTCCGCATTGAGCAGCTGATCGGCGGACTCGGCCACACGAAGTGGGCGCGCAATCCGGAGCGGGTCGCCGACCGGCTAGAGAAGTTCGTGGCGTCGCTTTAA
- the recF gene encoding DNA replication/repair protein RecF (All proteins in this family for which functions are known are DNA-binding proteins that assist the filamentation of RecA onto DNA for the initiation of recombination or recombinational repair.): MFVRELDLRDFRSWPELNLELDKGVTVFSGRNGHGKTNIVEAVIYSATLSSHRVSNDQPLVRAGAQNARVSVTTVNEGRELTTHLLIKPKEANQAQINRTRLKSPREILGVLRTVVFAPEDLALVVGEPGERRRFLDGLASIRTPRFGGAKADYDKVLRQRNALLRSQNMLLRRGYNDDQGASALSTLDAWDMQLASLGAQVIAGRKKLVGELSQPVHDAYASVAPESRPASINYVSTVDGGVDKLAGVDTSDPEILEAAFLTELARRRREEIDRGTTLVGPHRDDLVLMLGDQPAKGYASHGETWSFALSLHLAEYALLASDGAEPVLILDDVFAELDAKRRQRLVAVAEKTEQVLITAAVGDDLPENLDDHVSARYGVVMEDSDDGRRVSRIEEAS; encoded by the coding sequence CGGAGCTGAATCTCGAGCTGGATAAAGGAGTCACAGTCTTCTCCGGCCGCAACGGCCACGGCAAGACCAATATCGTCGAGGCGGTCATCTACTCGGCGACGCTGTCCAGCCACCGTGTCTCCAACGACCAGCCGCTGGTGCGCGCGGGCGCGCAGAATGCCCGGGTGTCGGTGACCACGGTCAACGAGGGCCGCGAGTTGACGACGCACCTGCTGATCAAGCCGAAGGAGGCGAATCAGGCGCAGATCAACCGCACCCGGCTGAAATCGCCGCGGGAAATTCTCGGCGTCCTGCGCACGGTGGTCTTCGCGCCGGAGGACTTGGCGCTCGTCGTGGGCGAGCCGGGAGAGCGCCGCCGTTTCCTCGACGGCTTGGCCAGCATCCGCACTCCGCGCTTCGGCGGCGCGAAGGCGGATTACGACAAGGTCCTGCGCCAGCGCAACGCCCTGTTGAGGTCGCAAAACATGCTGCTGCGCCGCGGCTACAACGACGACCAGGGTGCGAGCGCGCTGTCCACGCTCGACGCCTGGGACATGCAGCTCGCGTCGCTCGGCGCGCAGGTGATCGCGGGAAGAAAAAAGCTGGTGGGGGAGCTCTCCCAACCAGTCCACGACGCGTACGCCTCGGTGGCGCCGGAGTCGCGTCCGGCGAGCATTAATTATGTGTCGACGGTGGATGGGGGCGTCGACAAGCTCGCCGGCGTGGATACCTCCGACCCGGAGATTCTCGAGGCCGCTTTTCTCACTGAGCTGGCCCGGAGGCGCAGGGAGGAGATCGACCGCGGCACGACGCTGGTCGGCCCGCACCGCGACGACCTTGTGCTGATGCTCGGCGACCAGCCGGCGAAGGGGTACGCGAGCCACGGCGAGACCTGGTCGTTCGCGCTCTCGCTGCACTTGGCGGAGTACGCGCTGTTGGCGTCCGACGGCGCGGAACCCGTGCTGATCTTGGACGATGTCTTCGCTGAACTCGACGCTAAGCGGCGTCAGCGCCTCGTGGCCGTTGCGGAGAAGACCGAGCAGGTGCTCATCACTGCCGCCGTCGGGGATGACCTGCCTGAAAATCTCGACGACCATGTCTCCGCGCGCTACGGCGTTGTCATGGAGGACAGCGACGACGGGCGGCGCGTGTCGCGGATCGAGGAAGCCTCGTGA
- a CDS encoding DUF6918 family protein: MTDLNSLLNAPTRTEVVADLTKLADTTIANQSGLTGMALKSAVGAAKKADADALSKGINQLMPSIVEELTPHWESYEGSGTGSFGAHLADNEDSVTESVLKIGDSFAGRAPAPVQKVYSSMRGKVGKIVAPALPEFGDIIERHAK; this comes from the coding sequence GTGACTGACTTGAATTCTCTTCTGAACGCCCCCACCCGCACCGAGGTCGTCGCCGACCTGACCAAGCTGGCGGATACCACCATCGCTAACCAGTCCGGTCTGACCGGAATGGCCCTGAAGTCCGCTGTCGGTGCGGCAAAGAAGGCGGACGCGGATGCGCTGAGCAAGGGCATCAACCAGCTCATGCCGAGCATCGTCGAGGAGCTCACGCCGCACTGGGAGTCCTACGAGGGATCCGGCACGGGCAGCTTCGGCGCGCACCTCGCTGACAACGAGGACAGCGTCACCGAGTCCGTGCTCAAGATCGGCGATTCCTTCGCCGGCCGCGCCCCCGCCCCGGTGCAGAAGGTCTACTCCTCCATGCGGGGCAAGGTGGGCAAGATCGTAGCCCCGGCACTACCGGAATTCGGCGACATCATCGAGCGCCACGCAAAGTAG
- the bioB gene encoding biotin synthase BioB, translating to MATPASVNDPDILDIAREKCLDNGEGLSQGEIYRALTIEDERLQELLDLAHQVRIKHCGVEISLEGIISLKTGGCPEDCSFCSQSGLFESPVRSVTLDTAELVEAAKQSEKMGASEFCIVAAVKSPTDSLLDQVAQAIVAINNEVDISISASLGTLTREDAHRLSQMGVMRYNHNLETAKSFFPNVVTTHTWQERRDTLENVLAEGMETCSGGIIGLGETFEQRAEFAAQLAEINPHETPINFLDPRPGTPFANRPLVPQGEALRAVAALRLAMPSTQLRFAGGTELALGDDGTETGLLGGANAIIGGNYLTTFGRPIEKDRDAIDRAMDSPRNLPITPVGQKQRTDHGILYSTLKSL from the coding sequence ATGGCTACACCCGCTTCAGTGAACGATCCCGACATCCTCGACATCGCCCGAGAGAAATGCCTGGATAACGGCGAAGGACTCTCCCAAGGTGAGATCTACCGAGCTCTCACCATCGAGGATGAACGGTTGCAGGAACTACTCGATCTCGCCCACCAGGTCCGGATCAAGCACTGCGGTGTCGAGATCTCCCTCGAAGGCATCATTTCCCTGAAGACCGGCGGGTGCCCGGAGGACTGTAGCTTCTGCTCCCAGTCCGGGCTGTTCGAATCCCCCGTCCGCTCTGTCACACTCGACACAGCAGAACTAGTCGAGGCCGCGAAGCAATCCGAGAAGATGGGAGCGAGCGAGTTCTGCATCGTTGCCGCTGTGAAGAGCCCGACTGACTCCCTGCTCGACCAAGTCGCCCAGGCGATCGTCGCAATCAACAACGAGGTGGACATATCCATTTCCGCCTCGCTCGGCACACTGACCCGCGAGGATGCCCACCGGCTCTCGCAGATGGGTGTCATGCGCTACAACCACAACCTGGAGACCGCGAAGTCGTTCTTCCCCAACGTCGTCACCACGCACACGTGGCAGGAGCGTAGGGACACCTTGGAGAATGTCTTGGCGGAGGGAATGGAGACGTGCTCCGGCGGGATCATCGGTCTCGGCGAGACTTTCGAGCAGCGCGCCGAATTCGCCGCGCAGCTCGCCGAGATCAACCCGCACGAAACCCCGATAAACTTCCTCGACCCCCGCCCCGGGACCCCGTTCGCCAACCGGCCCCTCGTTCCCCAAGGCGAGGCCCTGCGCGCGGTCGCCGCTCTCCGACTCGCCATGCCGTCGACACAGCTGCGGTTCGCCGGCGGTACTGAGCTTGCGCTCGGGGATGACGGCACAGAAACTGGCCTCCTTGGCGGGGCTAACGCCATCATCGGCGGCAACTACCTGACGACATTCGGCCGACCGATCGAAAAAGACCGTGACGCGATCGACCGCGCCATGGATTCCCCGCGAAACCTTCCCATCACGCCCGTCGGACAGAAACAGCGCACCGACCACGGCATCCTATACAGCACGTTGAAGTCGCTCTAG